In Amblyraja radiata isolate CabotCenter1 chromosome 30, sAmbRad1.1.pri, whole genome shotgun sequence, a single window of DNA contains:
- the LOC116989926 gene encoding NACHT, LRR and PYD domains-containing protein 12-like, with product MHHLLPKLEELLKAMGEEGSDLIESFKAMKVSWELPAHLKDVQQKHMETLRAQTETLSVNTILMNEKVKVFQLRDRYAELTVISTVRDRTLVEHELLARGRDHEEWREEHLRGEFEKIRTDQLFQNISASKSKSGSSSAVAGVPGIGKTTMVQKIVHDWATGKIFQQFQFVFSFKFRDLNTINCSVIQSNI from the exons ATGCACCACCTGCTCCCCAAACTGGAGGAGTTGCTGAAAGCAatgggggaagaag GTTCTGATCTGATCGAATCGTTCAAAGCCATGAAGGTTTCCTGGGAACTACCTGCTCATCTGAAAG atgttcagcagaagcaCATGGAGACTCTGCgggcacagactgaaacactgagtgtgaacaccatcctgatgaacgagaaggttaaggttttccagctgcgtgatcgatacgctgagctcacggtcatctccactgttcgagatcggacactggtggaacatgagctgctggcaagaggccgggaccatgaagagtggagagaggaacatctcaggggagagtttgaaaaaatccgaACTGATCAGTTATTCCAGAACATTTCGGCGAGCAAATCCAAATCTGGGAGTTCGTCTGCCGTGGCCGGAGTtccggggatcggaaaaacaacaatggtgcaaaagattgttcatgactgggccacagggaaaatattccaacaattccagtttgtcttcagtttcaaattccgggatttgaacacTATTAACT gctctgtgatacaatcaaacatCTAG